The DNA window TTCGCGCGTCAAGTTGAAAGACGAGATTGGTGTTTTAAACTGCTGACGTTGGTTCGTATACGGAATCGTCAATTCCATCGCACGTTTCGAGGCACCAATTGTACCTACCCCTAATTTATAACGACCAATGTTCAAAATGTTAAACGCGATAATATGGCCACGTCCTGCTTCGCCCAAAAGATTTTCCACAGGAACTTCAGCGTCTTCAAGAATTAACGTACGTGTTGAAGACGATTTGATACCCATTTTCTTTTCTTCAGGCCCAACAGAAACACCTGGGAATTCACGTTCAACGATAAACGCAGAGAATTTGTCTCCGTCAATTTTTGCATATACAACAAAGACATCCGCAAATCCAGCATTGGTGATCCATTGTTTTTCACCATTCAAGACGTAATGCGTACCCGCTTCATTTAATTTTGCTACTGTTTTCGCGCCTAATGCGTCAGACCCTGAACTTGGTTCTGTTAATGCGTAAGCTGCAATCATTTCGCCAGTTGCTAAACGCGGCAAATAGCTTTGTTTTTGCTCTTCGTTACCAAAAAGAACGATTGGCAATGAACCAATTCCTACGTGGGCTCCGTGAGTAATTGAGAAACCACCTGCTTTGGACATTTTTTCAGCAATTAGGGCCGAAGCAATTTTGTCTAATCCCAGACCGCCGTATTGTTCAGGAACATCAGCACCTAGAAGGCCAAGCTCACCTGCTGTTTTTAAAAGACGAACCGAATGCTCAAATTCATGGTTTTCTAACTTTTCAACAACTGGCATTACTTCAGTGTTGACGTAATCTTCTGTTGATTTAGCGATCATTTTTTGCTCTTCAGTAAAATCTTCCGGCGTGAACACACGCGACAGGTCTGCATCTTCGATTAAAAAGCTTCCGCCTTTGATCAATGTTTTTTCTTGTTCCATGATGAATTCCTCCTAGTTTTTACTTGCTTATAGTGTTATAGGTTGAAGAATTCGCTTCAGGCGGACGCTTTCCTGGGGACCGGCTGAAGCCGCTTCCCTCGCTTTGCTCAGTCCAGGGTCTTCACCTCGGCCTGATCCCCAAGGAGTCGCCGCCTTCCGCTCATTCTTTTAAATTTTAATGGCGAACTTTCTCTTCTTTTGATAGGTATCGAGTTTTAATATCTTTTCGACAGACAGCTAATAGCTTAGGCGCGTCCACGGGCTAGGCGAAGCTATGAGACGAGTGCTTTTCTCGGCTCATGGCGGGAGCCATGCCCAAAGCGGTCGAAGCGACTATTACCTTACGCCTATTCTCTACAGCATTTCAAAGACGCCTGCTGCGCCCATTCCTCCGCCGATACACATGGTTACAACACCAAATTGTTTGCCTTGTCGTTTTAATTCACTCATCATGCGAATGGTTAAAATAGAACCTGTTGCACCTAGCGGATGGCCGAGAGCGATGGCGCCTCCGTTAAAGTTGACTTTGTCGATATCAAGACCTAAGTGACGAATAACACCAAGTGATTGAGAAGCGAATGCTTCATTTAGTTCCCATACATCAATGTCATCAATTGTTAAGCCTGCCAATTTCAAAGCTTTTGGAATTGCCACGATTGGGCCAATTCCCATGATTTCTGGTGGGACACCGCCTGTTGCGAATGAACGGAATTTGGCAATTGGTTTGAGTCCAAGTGCTTCTGCTTTTTCGCGGTCCATCACGAGCAATGCGCCTGCACCATCAGACGTTTGTGAGGAGTTCCCAGCTGTCACGGAGCCGCGTGCTGAGAAAGCAGGACGCAATTTTCCGAGTCCATCCGAATTGGTTCCGTGACGAACGCCTTCGTCCATTTCGAACATAGACGTTTTTTCTTGGTATTTATTGTTTTCGTCAATATAAGGTTTTGTTACTTCAACAGGGACGAT is part of the Planococcus kocurii genome and encodes:
- a CDS encoding acyl-CoA dehydrogenase family protein, with the translated sequence MEQEKTLIKGGSFLIEDADLSRVFTPEDFTEEQKMIAKSTEDYVNTEVMPVVEKLENHEFEHSVRLLKTAGELGLLGADVPEQYGGLGLDKIASALIAEKMSKAGGFSITHGAHVGIGSLPIVLFGNEEQKQSYLPRLATGEMIAAYALTEPSSGSDALGAKTVAKLNEAGTHYVLNGEKQWITNAGFADVFVVYAKIDGDKFSAFIVEREFPGVSVGPEEKKMGIKSSSTRTLILEDAEVPVENLLGEAGRGHIIAFNILNIGRYKLGVGTIGASKRAMELTIPYTNQRQQFKTPISSFNLTREKLATMASKLYAVESSVYRTVGLFEDRMSGFTDEQQADGKLVADSIAEFAVECSLNKFFGTETLDYIVDEGVQLHGGYGFMQEYEIERIYRDSRINRIFEGTNEINRLLVPGTLLRKAMKGELPLLQHAQKLQEELLMMMPEEVGTDALDQEKYLVKNAKKIALLAAGLAAQTYGTKLEAEQEVLVNIADIVSNVFAMESVVLRTEKAIAASGEEKAKQKLLYTQIYCQEAFDQIERDAKETLIAAIEGDNQRMMLSALRKLTRSTPYNVIAKKREAAVKLIDVEKYVV
- a CDS encoding acetyl-CoA C-acetyltransferase; protein product: MREAVIVASARTPVGKATKGSLATVRPDDFGALVVRETLQRAGGYDGPIDDLIMGCAMPEAEQGMNIARNIGALAGLPDTVSAVTVNRFCSSGLQSVAYAAERIMVGSAEAIIAGGVESMSMVPMMGNVIRPNSKLAETAPQYYMSMGHTAEQVATKYGVSREDQDAFAVRSHEKAAAAIAAGNFDDEIVPVEVTKPYIDENNKYQEKTSMFEMDEGVRHGTNSDGLGKLRPAFSARGSVTAGNSSQTSDGAGALLVMDREKAEALGLKPIAKFRSFATGGVPPEIMGIGPIVAIPKALKLAGLTIDDIDVWELNEAFASQSLGVIRHLGLDIDKVNFNGGAIALGHPLGATGSILTIRMMSELKRQGKQFGVVTMCIGGGMGAAGVFEML